One genomic region from Quercus robur chromosome 4, dhQueRobu3.1, whole genome shotgun sequence encodes:
- the LOC126720828 gene encoding glutathione S-transferase U19-like, translating into MANEVVLLDFWPSMFGMRVRIALAEKGIKYEYKEEDLKNKSPLLLEMNPINKQIPVLIHNGKPVCESLIIVQYIDEVWNDKSPLLPSDPYQRAQARFWADFVDKKVYGASRKVWSTKGEEQEAGKKEFFEILKTLEVELGDKPYFGGETFGYVDLSFITFYSWFQAYEVFGNINIEAECPKIIAWAKRCLQKESVAKTLPDQKKVYEFVAQMRKRFVSE; encoded by the exons ATGGCGAACGAGGTGGTTCTGTTGGATTTCTGGCCAAGCATGTTTGGGATGAGAGTCAGGATTGCTCTGGCTGAGAAGGGTATCAAGTATGAGTACAAGGAAGAGGACTTGAAGAACAAGAGCCCACTGCTTTTAGAGATGAACCCCATTAACAAGCAGATCCCAGTTCTCATACACAACGGGAAGCCTGTGTGTGAGTCTCTCATCATTGTTCAGTACATAGACGAGGTCTGGAATGATAAGTCTCCATTGCTTCCCTCTGATCCTTACCAGAGAGCTCAAGCCAGGTTCTGGGCTGATTTTGTTGATAAGAAG GTTTATGGAGCTTCAAGGAAGGTATGGAGCACAAAAGGAGAAGAGCAAGAGGCAGGCAAGAAGGAATTTTTTGAAATCTTAAAGACATTGGAGGTGGAGCTTGGTGACAAGCCTTACTTTGGGGGTGAAACATTTGGGTATGTGGACCTTTCTTTTATCACTTTCTACAGCTGGTTCCAAGCCTATGAGGTCTTTGGCAATATCAACATAGAGGCGGAGTGCCCCAAGATTATCGCATGGGCTAAGAGGTGCCTGCAGAAGGAGAGTGTGGCCAAGACTCTACCTGACCAGAAGAAGGTTTATGAGTTTGTTGCTCAGATGAGGAAAAGGTTTGTTTCGGAGTAG